In Streptomyces liangshanensis, the DNA window GGGGCAACAGGCGGATCCATGGATGAGACAACACCGGATGAGGGGCCCGACGGCACCTCTACGCGTTCCACCAGCTGACCGGCGGCGCCGACCTGACGCCGGGCGACGCGGCACCTGGTTCGCCGAAGCGTTCCAGGTGGCGTCTGCGAGCGGTTGACGGCCGGGAGGCCTCGGGTCGACAGGGAGGGAGCGGACTCAGGCTGTGGCTGTCGGGTCCGCGGGTTCGGTGGTGCGGCGGTATTCGGCGTTGATGCGCCGGGCTTCTTCGAGTTGGTCTTCGAGGATCACGATGCGGCAGGCGGCCTCGATGGGGGTGCCCTGGTCGACCAGTTCCCGGGCGCGGGCCGCGATGCGCAGTTGGTAGCGCGAGTAGCGGCGGTGCCCGCCGGCGGAGCGGAGCGGGGTGATGAGGCGGGCTTCACCGACGGCGCGGAGGAAGCCCTGGGTGGTGCCGAGTATCTCGGCCGCCCGGCCCATGGTGTAGGCGGGGTAGTCGTCGTCGTCGAGACGGCCGAACGAGTCGCCTGCGGTCATTTGCACCTCTCTCTTGGAACGCGTGGAGGGGCCTTGGTGCCACTTGGCACCAAGGCCCCGAAGGAACTGCTACACCATCTGCCGGCCGTGACACAGCACCGGCCTTCTGTGTCCGCATGCCCACCCGGGAGAGGATGGGGACTGCGGGGATCGCGATTGCTTGACCGGAGACCACCTCACTGTCGATGTCCTGCGGTACCCGGGCCCAGTCATTCCGCCCGGGCGATCCTGATGGCGCTCGGCCCCTCCGTTCTTCCCTCTGGGATCAACCATTTGCCAACCGCTGATACTGCGTTTCTCCGTACTGCTGGTGATACGTACTGCCCGGTGGCCCGTGACGGCGCCACGTCTTCGGCAGCCGGCCCCGTCGCCCGTCCTGCGTTTGCCCTGGCTGGGAACCCCACTGCCGAACCTCCCGGTGCGCGCGCCCGCAGCCGACGCCTTCACCGAGGTGTTGCTGACCTTCCCGCACTGCTGGGGTACTGCTCACGGCGGCCCCTGATCACCTCGGGCCACCCGGTCCGGTTGTCAGTCCCGTCGCCGTCCTGTTACCGCTCTGGCTTCGGAACTCCACCACCGAACCGCCCTGCATACCGCAACTACTGCACTGCTGCCCGGCAGTTCGTCTCTGCCCGGCCCTGCTGTCCTTCTGGCTACGAGAGAAACCATAACCACAACACCATCCAATGTCTACTCCGGCCGACATAGATTTCCGCGTGTCCGGTGATGAGGCAATCGGGGCCCACCGGACCGGACGGCCGGGCTGAGGAGGAGGCGTGACCGGCAGGAGGTCCAGGCGCTGCGACCCTGCGGCGAGAGCGGACCTGATGGAGATCTCGACGCCGCCACCATCCAGCTCCGCGGCCGCGGAGGCCCGCCCGCGGACGCCGCGCATGCGCGCCCCCGACCTGAACAGCGGCACCGGCAGCTTCGGCCGGCCCGTGCTCAACCCCCTCGTCCGCGCCACCGCAGTGACCCGCCGGGCGCCCGACGCTCAGTCCTCGACAAGGAGTCCGGCGCGGAGGCGGGTCAGGGTGCGCGAGAGGAGGCGGGAGACGTGCATCTGGGAGATGCCCAGGCGTTCGCCGATCTCGGCCTGGGTCAGTTCCTGGCCGAAGCGCAGTTCCAGGATGAGGCGTTCGCGGTCGCCGAGGGTGGCCAGGAGCGGGGCGAGGCTGTGGAAGTCCTCGACCAGTTCCATGGCGGGGTCGCAGGTGCCCACGAAGTCGGCGAGGGAGGTGGTCCGCGTGCCGCCCCGGGAGCTGGTACCGGGGTCGGCGGGCAGGTCGAGCGAGTCGCTGTGGTAGCCGTTCGCGGCGACGAGGCCCTCGATGACCTCGTCCTCGGTCAGCTCCAGGTGCGTGGCGAGTTCGCGCACGGTGGGGTCGCGGTCCAGGACGACCGCCAAGTGGTCCTTGGCGCGCGCCAGTTCGACCCGCAGCTCCTGGAGACGCCGGGGCACGTGCACGGCCCAGCTGGTGTCACGGAAGAACCGCTTGATCTCGCCCACGATGTACGGGACGGCGAAGGTGGTGAACTCGACCTCGCGGGACAGTTCGAACCGGTCGATCGCCTTGATCAGCCCGATCGTCCCCACCTGGACGATGTCCTCCATCTGATCGGCGCGGTTACGGAAGCGCCGCGCCGCGAACTTGACCAGGGACAGGTTCATCTCGATGAGCGTGTTCCGGGCGTACTGGTACGCCGGGGTGCCCTCCTCCAGCACGCCCAACCGGTCGAAGAACAGCCTCGACAGGTCCCTGGCGTCCCTCGGCGTGATCTTCTCCGCGTCCTCGATCCGGGGCAGCCCGCCGGTCCGGGCGTCGTCGTCCGATATCGCTGTCCGGCTCCGCGGCGGCGTCGTGGACGGATGGGGCATGGGCATGGTCTCTCCTTGACATGGACCGAAGTGAGTGCGGGACCGCCGCGTCTGTTGCCTCCGGGGGACGGATTCCGGGGCTCCGGGGGTCGGTGCGTCAGGCGGCCTGGACCAGCTCCGCCCGGCCGAACAGGAGCGCGTAGCCGGCCGGGAGCTGGGCCAGGATGCCGGTGAGCAGCTCGGGACCCGCCAGGGTGGCGAGAGCGGAGAACACGGAGCCGGTGTCCCAGCGTGCGACGGCGGGACTGGTCCCGCTCCGGGCGGAAAGGTCCTTGACGAAGCCCCAGCCGGTGAGTGGCTCGGCGGTGGGCACCTGAGCGGTCAGGACCAGGGCCGCCTCGAGGGGAAGTCGCGCGGCGAGAGCGGCGCGTTCCTGGCCGGTCAGCTGCCGGCCCAGGCCGGCGAGCACGGCACGTGCCGCGTGGTCGGCGCGTTCCCGGGTGCTGTAGGCCCCCTCGTACCGGATCCTCTCCAGCATCTGTTCGTACGTCATCACCGGGGACTGCTGGAACATCTCTCCTCGGATGCCTTTCTCGTGCCTGGGCCCGCTCGCGCCGAGGCAGCGCGAACCGGCGTGTGGGGTTGTTGCCGTTCGGGGGCGCGGAGGACGAGGCGGTGGACGCCTCGTCCTCCGCGGTGGGGCGGGCCGGTTCAGCCGGAGATCTCCCGGGGCGTCGTGGGCCCGTTGACGCTGATCCTGCGGGGCTTGGCGCGCTCGGCGATCGGGATGCGCAGCGTCAGCACTCCCGCGTCGTAGTCGGCCTTGATCCGTTCGGTGTCCAGCGTGTCCGCCAGGACGATCTGGCGGGAGAACACGCCCAGCGGGCGCTCGGCCAGTTCCATCTGGACGGCGTCGGCCCGGGGCGCCGGGCGCCGCTCCGCCTTGACCGTGAGCATGTTCCTCTCGACATCGACGTCGATCGCGTCCGGTGCGACACCGGGAAGGTCGAAGGCCACCACGTAGTCGTCGCCGTCGCGATAGGCGTCCATCGGCATCGCGGCCGGCCGCGACCAGGTGCCGGGGCCCATCAACTGCTGCGTGAGCCGGTCGAGTTCGCGGAAGGGATCAGTGCGCATCAGCATCGCGAAACACCTCCAAAGTCCGGGCTGTACTGCCCATGCGCTTCGTCTGCCATCCGTTGTAACATGTCATCCATTGGATGACAAGCAAGGTGTCATCCAATGGATGACACCAGTGAGGAGGGTCCGTATGACAGCCGCTGACCGGCCCGATCCCGGCGCGGCGCAGGTGCCGGGACCGGTCTCCTTCGCCGCCACCGCAGCCGCGCTGGACGCGATCGACCGGACGCTGCGCACCGCCCGGGAGCACGCGCCCGACCCGGTCGGCGGCCTTCCGGACCCCCGCGAGGTCCTGGACTCCCTGCTGTTGCTGCGTCACGTACGCGATCAGCTCGCCGCGTGGGAATCGGGCTTGGTGGAGGTGGCACGTGACGCGGGGGCGAGCTGGGCGGACCTCGCCCACCCGCTCGGGGTCGCCAGCCGCCAGGCGGCCGAACGCCGTTACCTGCGCCAGCGCCCCGGAGCCGCGGGAAGCACCGGCGAGCAACGTGTGCAGGCGACCCGCGATCGTCGCGCCGCGGATCGGAATGTCACCGCCTGGGCGCGGGACAACGGCGCCGACCTGCGGGGCCTGGCCGGCCAGATCATCGCTCTCACGGACCTGCCCGCCTCGTCGGAGGACTCGATCCACCGCCTGCGCCAAGCCCTCGCGGACAGCGACCCCTCCACCCTCCTGGTCCCCCTGGCCGCCGCCGCACCGCACCTCCGACCCCGCTATCCGGAACTCGCCGACCGCCTCGACGCCCTCACCGACCACACGCGCCGCCTCCACGGCGCGCAGCGCGGCGTGTTCCCGTGAGGCCGGGGCCATGAGGCGCGGCTTCGGCGAGTGGAGCAGGCGAAAACGGAGACACGGAAGGGAGCGGACGCCGCTGCCACGAGCCCGCCCTGCGGGCAGGCATCGTCTTCGGTACGCGCAGCCGTGTGGCTGGGCGGCGCCGCTCCATCATGGAGCTGATCGCCGACAAGCACGTGGTCGGGGTCGCCACCAACCCCACGATCTTCGCCTCCGCACTGTCCAAGGGTGACCGCTACAACGACCAGCTGACTCGCCTGGGTGCTCAGGGGGCGCAGGTCGACGACGCGGTCTTGGCCTTGACCACCGATGACGTGCGCGAGGGCTGCCGGGCGTTCCGTGAGGTCTTCCGCAGCAGTGGCGGGGTCGACGGGCGGGTCTCGACCGAGGTCGATCCCAGGCTGGCCCGTGATACGGGGGCCACCACCGCACAGGCGGCCGCGCTGTGGGAGGCGGTGGCCGAGCCGAACCTGTTCGTGAAGATTCCGGCGACCCGTGAGGGATTGGCCGCGATCACCGCCGCCATCGCCCGGGGCATCAGCGTCAACGTCACGCTGATCTTTTTCCTGGACCGGTACCGGAAGGTGATGGGCGCCTACCAGAGCGGCCTGGAGCAGGCCCTGGAAGCGGGGCTCGACCTGTCGGGCATCCACTCGGTCGCCTCCTTCTTCGTCTCGCGCGTCGACACCGAGGTCGACCGCCGCCTCGACGCCCTCGACAGTACCCAAGCCCGGGAGCTCAAGGGCAAGGCCGCGGTCGCCAACGCCCGGCTGGCCTACCAGGCGTACGAGCAGGTGGTGGCCGAGCCGCGCTGGCAGCGCCTGGCCGCGGCCGGAGCCCATGCCCAGCGACCGCTGTGGGCGTCCACCGGAGTGAAGAACCCGGACTACCCGGACACGATGTACGTCAGCGACCTGGTCATCGCCGGCACGGTCAACACCATGCCCGGCGCCACGCTGACCGCGTTCGCCGACCACGGCACCGTGCCCGCCCACCCGCCGGCCGCCGAGGACTACGCCGCCGCCGAAGCCCACCTGGCGGTGCTGGGGGACGCCGGTGTCGACTTCGCGGATGTGACGGACGCTCTGGAGCGCGAGGGACTGGAGAAGTTCGAAGCCAGCTGGGCGGAGCTGGGGGCCTCGGTGGCAGACGAGATGCGCTCCGGCGCAGGGTCGGCGGCCCGGGCCGCCGACGGTGCCTCGAACAACGTCGGCTCGCTGGCGATCTACCTCAACGACCACTACACGGGTGCGACCGGCGGCCTGGAGCTCTTCCAGCGCGCCGCCGGCGCCAAGAAGGGCGGGAAAGAAGAAGTGGTCCTGACGGATCCGGCGCGTCAGGTGGAGGAGGACCGTGACGCGCTGGCACAGATCATGGCCGACCTGGGTGTCTCCGTCGACCGTACCAAGGTGGCCCTGGGCTGGGTCGCGGAGAAGGCCGGCCGCTTGAAGACCAACGGCCACCTCTTCTCCCGCTCCCCGCTCAGCGATGTCCTTGAAGCCGAGGCGATGCTTCTGGGCGTCCTGGGCAAGGCAGCGTGTTGGCGCAGCCTGCGCGCCCTGGCCTACACCGACAGGCGCCTGGACGCAGCGAAGCTGGACACCCTGCTGGAACGCGCCGAGCACCAGAACGCGGCCCTGGAAGAACTGCGGGTCGCGGCCGTCACCCGCACGCTGGCCCCCAAAACCCCGCCCAGCAACTGATTGCCGCCCGGGCGATTCCTCCGCCTGCACCGTGACAGGTGAGGGGGATGGCGCCGCTCGCCGGTCGACGTACTCTGCGCACCCGGGGACCGACCTGGCAGCTCGGAGTCTCGCGCTTACCCGCGTCGCGGGTCCGGCAAGTGGTGCATGGCTTGCTGGGCCTGTTCGAGGGTGAGCGCGGCGCAGGGCAGTGGATGGGTGGCCGGTGTGCGAAGTCCGTCGAGGGTCTTCGCGTCCGTCGAGTTCTCGGCCAGGTGTCAGGACTGTGGTGCGCAGTTGGAGTGCTGGGGTGTTCAGTCCCTGGTGAGTTTCCGCCGGTCCAACGACGGCCGCCCCAACACCGCGACCGCAACTGCGGCACCAGCACAGCCCACTGCGCGTCAGAAAGTTCCCCTCGCCCCACACCGAGATCATCACGATGCGGGACGAGGAACAGAACCGACTTTCAAAACACGGCGGACCACCGTCTACGGCTCACCGGCCGTAGAACAGTGACCCGAGGGACGTCGGCTAGTAGTTGAACTGGATGTAACCTCCGATTCCCGCGTCGCCGCTCTGGCTCCTGCGGATGCACTCGAGCTGAACCGCCGGGTCGGCTCCGGTGTTGCCCAACCAGGTCCAGAGGTTGTAGCCGGGGTCGATGTACCGGGCGTCGAAGCGGCCTCCGTTGACGACGATGCGGCAGGCTTCTCCTGCGGCCGCGTGGTTGTTGACCAGTAGATGGACGCTCGGAGACCCGCCGGGGAGCCACTCGGCCGTCTCGGGGAAGTCGCTCGAACTGAAGCTGCACCGAGTCCATGTGTCCGCTGAACCGCAGTAGAACGTGGTCCTCCACGACTGCTGGGCATCCGCGGGCCTGGCCACGGCCGCCTCCACGGGCGCCGCCTGGGCTCCAGGTGCCGTGGCCAGGACGGCGCCGGCCATGACGGCGAACAGACTGCCGATGAACTTTCTCATTGTCTTCCATCCTCTGGTTGATGCTCCGAGCGAGGAATCGCGCTTCCTTCCTCGCCGGGCCGGCGATCGACCGCCGGCCCGGGTCGTGCAGGACAGGCGCGACGTGGCGTTGCCCCGGCGACCGGGGCTGGTGGCCACGTCGATGACCTTGTCGTGTGCCGTCACCATGTCGTCATCACCGCGTCACCACGGGCGTTGAGGAGGCATTTCCGCGCACGCTATGCTCCGATGGGTTACTTTGGGTGACAAGGGCGGTTCGGGGGATGGACTTTCGCGTACTGGGCACGCTTGAGGTCCGGACGGGCCAGGAGCGGTTACTGGTGCCAGGAGCGCGGCGGCAGCGGGTTCTGGCCGCGTTGTTGCTGGCGCCGAACTCGGTGGTGCCGCTGTCCAGGCTCGCGGACATGACCTGGGACGACGAGCCGCCCGTGACTGCTGTGAAGCAGTTGCAGAACTCGGTGTCGGCGCTGCGTGAGCGGTTGGGCGACATCGCACAGCGGCTCATCCGTACCGAGGACAACGGCTACCTGATCCGCGTCGGGGAACCGCACCTCGACTCGCTCCGGTTCGCCGCTGGGGTCGCCGAGAGCCGTCGCCACGCAGCGGAGGGAAGGCTGCATCAGGCAGTCGCGGAGATCCGGGCAGCGCTGGATCTCTGGCGCGGGACCGCGCTCGAGGGATTGGGCACCGCAGCGCTGAACAGATCCGCCGCACGGCTGGACGAGCAGCGGCTCAGCGCGCTGGAGCTTTCGGTCACATGGCGGATGGAACTCGGCGAGCACCACGAGGTCGCCGATGACCTGGCAGATCTCGTGCACGACCATCCACTGCGCGAAACACTGCACATGCAGTGGATGGAGGCGCTGGTCCACTGCGGCCGGCGCGCGGACGCGCTGCACGTCTTCCACCGCCTCAGAACCAGCCTCGCCAAGGAACTCGGCGTCGACCCCGGGGCGGATGTGCGGCGCCTGCATGAGCAGATCCTGCGCGGAGAACAACCCGGGGCCCGCCCGGACCATCGCACCCAGGGCGTCCATCGCGTGCCCGCGATGAGGCAGCCGTGGTCCGTTGCCCCGCCAGTGCCACGACAACTTCCGCAGAGGGTCCCTGACTTCATCGGCCGGGCCGATCACCTGCTCGCGCTCGACGCCCTGCTGCCGCCGGCCCGTGGCCAGGCCGTGGTGATCTCCGCACTCGACGGCTCGGGCGGAGTGGGCAAGACGACGCTCGCGGTGCACTGGGCCCACCGGGTGCAGGACCGGTTCCCCGACGGGACACTCCACACCAACCTCCGCGGGTACGGCCCCGGCAAGCCCGCGAGTCCGGATGAGATTCTCGACGACTTCCTGGTCGCGCTCGGCGTGCACCCGGCGGCCGTACCAGCCGGCACCGGCGCCCGCTCGGGACTCTTCCGTACGCTCGCGGCGGGACGGCGCATGCTGATCGTGCTGGACAACGCCCACAGTGCCGAGCAGGTCCGCCCGCTGCTGCCCGGAGCCCCCGGCTGCATGGTGGTCGTGACCAGCCGCGACAGCCTGACCGGCCTGGTGATCACCGAGGGCGCACACCGCCTCACACTCGA includes these proteins:
- a CDS encoding MerR family transcriptional regulator, which encodes MTAGDSFGRLDDDDYPAYTMGRAAEILGTTQGFLRAVGEARLITPLRSAGGHRRYSRYQLRIAARARELVDQGTPIEAACRIVILEDQLEEARRINAEYRRTTEPADPTATA
- a CDS encoding DUF2267 domain-containing protein codes for the protein MFQQSPVMTYEQMLERIRYEGAYSTRERADHAARAVLAGLGRQLTGQERAALAARLPLEAALVLTAQVPTAEPLTGWGFVKDLSARSGTSPAVARWDTGSVFSALATLAGPELLTGILAQLPAGYALLFGRAELVQAA
- the tal gene encoding transaldolase, which translates into the protein MAGRRRSIMELIADKHVVGVATNPTIFASALSKGDRYNDQLTRLGAQGAQVDDAVLALTTDDVREGCRAFREVFRSSGGVDGRVSTEVDPRLARDTGATTAQAAALWEAVAEPNLFVKIPATREGLAAITAAIARGISVNVTLIFFLDRYRKVMGAYQSGLEQALEAGLDLSGIHSVASFFVSRVDTEVDRRLDALDSTQARELKGKAAVANARLAYQAYEQVVAEPRWQRLAAAGAHAQRPLWASTGVKNPDYPDTMYVSDLVIAGTVNTMPGATLTAFADHGTVPAHPPAAEDYAAAEAHLAVLGDAGVDFADVTDALEREGLEKFEASWAELGASVADEMRSGAGSAARAADGASNNVGSLAIYLNDHYTGATGGLELFQRAAGAKKGGKEEVVLTDPARQVEEDRDALAQIMADLGVSVDRTKVALGWVAEKAGRLKTNGHLFSRSPLSDVLEAEAMLLGVLGKAACWRSLRALAYTDRRLDAAKLDTLLERAEHQNAALEELRVAAVTRTLAPKTPPSN
- a CDS encoding RNA polymerase sigma factor SigF yields the protein MPHPSTTPPRSRTAISDDDARTGGLPRIEDAEKITPRDARDLSRLFFDRLGVLEEGTPAYQYARNTLIEMNLSLVKFAARRFRNRADQMEDIVQVGTIGLIKAIDRFELSREVEFTTFAVPYIVGEIKRFFRDTSWAVHVPRRLQELRVELARAKDHLAVVLDRDPTVRELATHLELTEDEVIEGLVAANGYHSDSLDLPADPGTSSRGGTRTTSLADFVGTCDPAMELVEDFHSLAPLLATLGDRERLILELRFGQELTQAEIGERLGISQMHVSRLLSRTLTRLRAGLLVED
- a CDS encoding Hsp20/alpha crystallin family protein, coding for MLMRTDPFRELDRLTQQLMGPGTWSRPAAMPMDAYRDGDDYVVAFDLPGVAPDAIDVDVERNMLTVKAERRPAPRADAVQMELAERPLGVFSRQIVLADTLDTERIKADYDAGVLTLRIPIAERAKPRRISVNGPTTPREISG